Proteins found in one Muntiacus reevesi chromosome 2, mMunRee1.1, whole genome shotgun sequence genomic segment:
- the LOC136158380 gene encoding uncharacterized protein gives MASCAGEEAVAPAIPPLRPSDQFHLFVSYSSVDAVWTHGLAGRLEAELPGLRVCLHERDFTPGRNVLENMAGCIQQSQKVLLVLSEDFVQSRWCLLEADLSLVGSCLERKPVLPVLLRPCRVPLHLSHLTYLEATDGRFYQKLVQLLCTPNQHLARPPALRSTPALYSGKALLTLDCINRDSLPSWKVGSFSTLAVPDPLKEVLEDPELYKRAVGILNGVRSPRCLLRYLGCRVILAIVLILLSVASLFLPFIFGAWQNQPAQRLLVICASVFLGPFFMILSINTLCWFRRSSKRTLRELACRVGEANLLLAPHSVLMGCETKNKLYFVYVLLGDCKRAFLDAPEGEAAFQEAILRFASSYACCLAHGHFPQWEEAAGPAGHLEVGLCFCQFVSLQLRRLGGQGERVEPRVTV, from the coding sequence ATGGCTTCCTGCGCCGGGGAGGAAGCCGTGGCCCCGGCCATCCCCCCGCTGAGGCCCAGCGATCAGTTCCACCTGTTTGTGAGCTACAGCAGCGTGGACGCCGTGTGGACCCACGGCCTCGCTGGCCGCCTGGAGGCCGAGCTCCCGGGGCTGAGGGTGTGCCTGCACGAGCGGGACTTCACGCCCGGCAGGAACGTGCTGGAGAACATGGCGGGCTGCATCCAACAGAGCCAGAAGGTGCTGCTGGTGCTGAGCGAGGACTTCGTGCAAAGCCGCTGGTGCCTCCTGGAGGCCGACCTGTCGCTCGTGGGCTCCTGCCTGGAGAGGAAGCCGGTCCTCCCCGTCCTGCTGCGGCCCTGCCGGGTCCCGCTGCACCTCAGTCACCTGACCTACCTGGAGGCCACGGACGGCCGCTTCTACCAGAAGCTGGTGCAGCTGCTGTGTACCCCCAACCAGCACCTGGCGCGCCCCCCGGCCCTGCGCTCGACCCCCGCCCTCTACAGCGGGAAGGCCCTGCTGACCCTGGACTGCATCAACAGGGACAGCCTGCCTTCGTGGAAGGTGGGCAGCTTCAGCACTCTGGCCGTGCCGGACCCCCTGAAGGAGGTGCTGGAGGACCCCGAGCTGTACAAGCGAGCCGTGGGCATCCTGAACGGCGTGCGCTCGCCCCGCTGCCTCCTGCGTTATCTGGGCTGCAGGGTCATCCTTGCCATAGTCCTGATTCTCCTCTCCGTGGCCTCGCTGTTCTTACCCTTCATCTTCGGGGCCTGGCAAAACCAGCCAGCTCAGCGGCTCCTCGTGATCTGCGCCAGTGTATTTCTCGGCCCCTTTTTCATGATCTTAAGCATCAACACCCTGTGCTGGTTCCGAAGGTCTTCCAAGAGGACCCTGCGGGAGCTGGCGTGCCGCGTCGGGGAGGCCAACCTGCTGCTGGCGCCGCACTCGGTGCTCATGGGCTGCGAGACCAAGAACAAGCTTTACTTCGTGTACGTGCTGCTGGGCGACTGCAAGCGGGCCTTCCTGGACGCCCCCGAGGGCGAGGCCGCGTTCCAGGAGGCCATCCTGCGGTTCGCCTCCAGCTACGCCTGCTGCCTCGCCCACGGGCACTTCCCCCAGTGGGAGGAGGCCGCAGGGCCCGCTGGCCACCTGGAGGTGGGCCTGTGCTTCTGCCAGTTCGTGTCTCTGCAGCTGAGGAGACTCGGGGGGCAGGGGGAGCGAGTTGAACCCCGTGTGACGGTCTGA
- the CALY gene encoding neuron-specific vesicular protein calcyon, with translation MVKLNCSFSGKTGSGDGGTMDSVPLISPLDVSQLQPSFADQVVIKTQTEYQLSSGDPSTKFSDLEGQKLSGGPEDVRSRMPTGRMIAFTMALMGCLLIMYKAIWYDQFSCPDGFLLRHKICTPLTLEMYYTELDPEHHRSLLAAIGAYPVGRKHGTETPWLSASYHAFKEAPRRASRAQARAAAAAAVTEPSRKPTGKPSGKPPGDAALRGEEEAAPKVAGSTPPPAPQ, from the exons ATGGTGAAGCTGAACTGCAGCTTCTCCGGAAAGACAGGCTCTGGGGATGGGGGTACCATGGACAGCGTCCCTCTGATCAGCCCCCTGGATGTCAGCCAGCTCCAGCCATCGTTCGCTGACCAG GTGGTCATTAAGACACAGACGGAATACCAGCTGTCCTCTGGGGACCCGTCGACAAAGTTCTCCGACCTGGAGGGCCAGAAGCTGAGCGGCGGCCCGGAGGATGTGCGCAGCAGG ATGCCCACGGGCCGGATGATCGCCTTCACCATGGCGCTCATGGGCTGCCTCCTGATCATGTACAAGGCCATCTGGTACGACCAGTTCAGCTGCCCCGACGGCTTCCTGCTTCGG CACAAGATCTGCACCCCGCTGACCCTGGAGATGTACTACACCGAGCTCGACCCTGAGCACCACCGCAGCCTCCTGGCGGCCATCGGCGCCTACCCGGTGGGCCGCAAGCACGGCACGGAGACGCCCTGGCTGTCCGCGAGCTACCACGCCTTCAAGGAGGCGCCCCGGAGGGCGTCCAGGGCGCAAGCCcgcgcggcggccgcggcggcggtCACCGAGCCCTCCAGGAAGCCCACCGGGAAGCCCTCCGGGAAGCCTCCCGGGGACGCCGCGCTGcggggagaggaggaggctgcGCCGAAGGTGGCGGGGAGCACgccgcccccagcccctcagTGA